The Juglans regia cultivar Chandler chromosome 16, Walnut 2.0, whole genome shotgun sequence nucleotide sequence AGAGGGACATCTACAGGTAAGGCATTTGCCCAAtcattttttttgcatgttgttGCAAGTTTCCATACCATATCATCATGTGTAAGTATGCATAAATCATGTGAGATTCTGCTGTTACTGTTTTATCAAGACAAAAGGAGATCTAGAGGAATTCCTTTAGTATGTAAAGGATTATGTACAGATTCTGCTGTGGTTTTtgcataatattttcttatgatGCATGCAATCTATGCTCAGTACCCGGCTGTCTCTAAACTTTTTCCTGTGTTGCTTTGAAGGTGTGTACTGATGCATTTTATGTATAACTGCCAGATTGGTGCTTGTCCAGATGGAAATGTCAAATATCCCACAAGTACAAGGGCATTGATGCAGTCTTGTAAAGAGCTGTTCTGCCCACCCCTCATACCCAGGATATCtgactagatataatttataaagatagaGGTGCAGCACAATTGACATATATAAAGATGAATGTGGAAATTTCCAGATCTATCTACTAGCATAATGTGTTCTCAATATTTAGTAGTTAATCAAGTTGTAGGTTCTTGAAACCCATTGGTCCACCCAGTGTATAGCCCATATATAACTACActaatttgaatatgaattgAGTTTGACTTAACCATGAATGTTTTTCCattatgaaattagatgaaaatggtGCTGGAAGATTTGAACATTGGAATCCTACATGTTCTCAGGGCATATATAAtgaaagttcaattttttttcctttatgtttccCGTTGGATAAACACCATAAGTGTTATATAGAaatgaaacaatattattttaccTGACAACATTCAGTGTAGTTTAccgtattaataaaattagatgaagtGTACGTGAAAATGAAGACCAATCAACGTCGAttggcgaaaaaaaaaaaaaaccattgaaTTGCGGCGCAATTAAAACTCGCtgcaaatgaaaattattaaaattttgagaCATTATTTGCACAAtggtctaataatatttaatagtgCGTTGTAGATAATCCTTTTACGGCGATTTTTATGCACTGCAAAAGGCGACTGACCTTTGCAAATAGCTATTCCGACCACCAAAAAAATCGTCGCTTTTACTTTTGCGGCGGTATATTCCAATTGCGGCGAGTTTATCATCCGCTGCAAATATATGCGATTCCAACTAAATCTAAGATCGCTAAAAATAGTCACGTATGTTTGCAGCGATTTAGGGAATAAATGCGGCGATAACTTCCCGCTGAAAAATTTAATCACAATCATTAAAGATCGTTGCTAAACGTATTTGCGGCGAATAGACTATTGCCCAACCAACAAAGTACTTAATTATTGAATAGACTATTGCCCAACTAACAAAGTACTTAATTATTGAATGAGGCCGCGATGCCATCCATACTTTGCTAGACTCATTCAAGCTGCTTGAATGGCATGGTGGCTACGTTGCTCGAATGTTTCCAACTCGTTAGCCGCGTGAATGCCATGGTAGCTACGTTGCTTATATCTTTGTAACCACTCAGATGCCTCCGACTGCATGTACACCTGTCACATCACAATTGAGTCGATCAGTTTCTAAGAATTCTAGTCATAATTAATTACATACGCTAATTCCAAAAGATAACAAgtccattattttcttttaattactAGCcatcttttacttaataataaccaaatatagagattttattgcttgctaaaatgattaaaattcaaatttacaaGACTATGacatgatatttttaaatagtttgaAGAAAGTTTCTTCCAATATGGTTTGGAGGAAAACAGTACTGTtcttaatattagtatatacaAGATTTTCCTCCAAATTAAGTTGGAATATTGAATCCCCCAACCtaactatattatatacacaaacatacaaattatatagcacaaatatatatcatagatCAACCATACTGGTGTCGTAACATGTACTTTGTCAAACCACTTATACCAAATATATATGggaatttaataagaaaaattatatttatatacttgtaTAGATAACACATGACTTACTAAAATGTTtaaatgacataattttatttgaaagataacttttaaaatttaaatcttataaatcaaatattacaatttaaatGAGATAGATGTGATATGCTCTAGCAGTTCTACACACCggcttgtaaataaaataattcaagagtttaatcttttaatttatacCTTCAGACGAGAGCACACTCTTTTACTAAGTAAATCTAACATAAATTATTCAATTAAATGAGGGGTGAAGTCTAACCGGAGTGAGAATTCAAATTTATAAGAACCTCTATACATACATGTTAAATCACCACTTTCTTAAAAAAGTTTGAGCTCATACGATCAGCACAATAActaatattcaaacatattCAGTTATACACATAATTATGGAAATTAAGAGCcctgctttaaaaaaataaaaaaataaaaaaaaaagtagaaggaTGATAATCAGCACCAACCTGCAAATTTCCGATGAAGTATAAAAACAACAGCAAGCCAAAGATCGAGATTAAAATTGTGAAGCAGTTTTCCCAGTAATCAGGACTTGTTTCAAGGTTTTGACCAAATGAACTGCAAGATTTGAAACGgttatatatgtatgatcaGTTAATAATATCAGAAAAcatttatataatacatatattatatatatatatataattatgtatatgCATGGGCCGTTAATAAGATTTGGACCAACGTAACGCAAGCAACTTCTTATTCGGGccctataataataataataataacaacaacaacaacattaattttatgataattaataattataatagaaaaataaccCAACAATCTTATTTCGTTtccttttttcaatcttttcttctgatataagtaaaataacccaaataaatttgatatgttGTTGAAGATCAGTGATAGCCATGCAAAAACTGGACAGTTGGCGGCTTTGTACGTGATAGCTGGTCAATATGAATGAATAGACTAAGCACAAGCTAGAAAGTATGGCAATGGAAATTACTCATGACTAGCTAGGAATTTAAATGGAAACAATAATTAACGTATTTTTACCTTCAAATCATTATCtttgttgaaattaatattgtgGTAGCTGAATTACGTACTACTTAATTCACACGATGGACATCATgatttaaactatatataatttttaatcaaatatcactttcattctattttaatcATCGAAATAAtttagtaaagaaaaaaatatatgtgcatatgacatatataattttaatggaTGGTTGGATATAATTAAGAGATGATCACGATGCAGTACATGATCTTAGTATTTCTGGTAGTACGAGTAGTAGTAATAGTGTCTCAATTAAGTGGTACTTTCAATATTATATTAggtttgattatatttttaaatggtcGAAAAAGTTTTAAGGAACAGAATGCATCATGTAAGATTATTTACATGTGTGATGAAACAACATATACAGCATGatacatggatatatatatatatatatatatatatatatatatatagttcttgaTCAGATGACAAGTatcataattaaaacaaatatagatatctcaacaaagaaaattcgaaaaatgCACGAACCTCAAATTTCGCAGGCCCCACCAGAAACAAAACAAGGTCTTTTGCGGAATATCCATGGAATCCAGTATACCAGATTGACGGGCTTTTTGGTATATTCCAAAATCAAAGAGATTGGTATTTGGATCTTTTAAAGAGCAAGATTCATTTATAATCGGGTGATTAATTCTAAAATCATTATCACAGTGAAAAGTACTATTGTTACATGTAATATTATGCTCATGACAGGCCAAGTGCCAGCACTTGGTCTCTCGTTCGATGGAgaagaagtaccaaaaagcaccCAGTACCTGATCATGATGAAAGATATATACCAATATTATTTCATCCATCTCTTAATTACTGATTAgggtaattaattataaagcaGTAGGAAATTCTGGATCATGATCGGATGTTTATGGATCGGTACAACGAAATTGATGTTAATGATGCATGAAACTTACATGACTGGCGATGAGATACAGATAGAGATTCAATCCAGCTTTCAACAccatatatttcttcttttcctttttcattttcttttcctttttccttttcttttcctttttcttttccttctcattgTCCTCGTCAGTAGGACGACTACTCTCAGTTTTAGGTTGATTGTTCATAGCGTCGTTGACAGCTTTATTCCACAATATCCAGACACGGAGAATTCTTGGCACATATTGCAAAATAACAACTGCATTTAGGAATTTCCTTATCTTCCGGGATTTTGAACCGCTCATTCCAGAAACTATGATTGGCACTAGAACCTGTTGTTCATAAATAATATCATGTTCAAATAACATCAACTTCTAAcatatcttatatattatatttaatattaaattctcccatctatatatatatatataataagctcCTAATTTACATGGTGGCATTGGGTGCCCAGTCTGCCCGGCCGCACTttggattttctattttttttattattagttttttttctttttaactatatatatatatatatatatatatctttcataagttattagtttttatattCAAACTTAAACTTGTATctctagtgtgtgtgtgtgtgtgtatatatatatataatattattaaaaatattggtttatgatttgaattgtttttataatttttagtatatatttttaataaaaatatatctagtatatcttattatttaaaatattagaagCAGATCAAAAGTTTGTAATTGTACCTGGGGGACTGGAAGAATACCGAGAATGTTAATTACGTACTCTGAGGCTTCTAAGCGGATCCTTTTTGATATTTGACGAACCAGATCCCCAATAGTAACCAAATCCAGGAACGATCGCACGCAAATAGCAATGATTTTCAGAGTTTTATCTGTAGTAATGCATTTGGTAGCATTACTAGGGTTGTCCTCGATGACAGGAAGATAAAAGAACAAAGGGTCTACTGCTACTGCAACTACGTACACCACTAAAAACATCAAATTCCAAGCTGCTGCATCCATCTTCATTTCTGGCGAGTCCGAGACAACGGGGGAAACGGAgcttatatactatatatagccTAGAGAAAAGGTTGCAAATCTTACAcgcatatttaaaaaaaaaaagaaaaaaaaaatagtatatgtATCTGATATTATATTActcattatcattttttttactaattactGATTTCCGACACGTGTATTGTGATGAGACTCCATCATTTTCAGTACCGATTCATTtaatactattcaaaatatttataaatacaataataaatattataaagtctaCTTTATACACATTTCTCTCATTTAAATCCTCAAATTCGagtaagaataatattttttttctaagaaatcACTGCTAGTtatatcttattaaaaatatagaaacgatttcttttattataattattatttattattattattatttatcagaATCATTCTCATGATGACGTGTTCATTAATTTAATGAATAAGGCAAACTCAAtaattcaacaatttttttatgtgtatggATTCATGAAAGGTTCATCATACTAGTGAGTATGATTTGAGTATGACTGTAAATGAATCAATCTGTTCAATAGCTCACTTGATACTCGCTCGGTTAAATTCGAATTGAGCTCgactagtgaaaaaaaaaatatatatatatatatatatatcattcatgAAAGTAGATGCACACTCGATTTATAAATGATACATACCCGATAAAACTCAACAAAACTTTTTAAATCCGGAACTTTAGGAATAAACAAtaattgttcttcttctttttgttatctttttttacatgtgtttttttatacttttaaatcttttttaaaaaaatcacaatattattaaaatatatttttttaatcacttcgtaaaataaaaaattttaacagTAACATcgagttgtaataattaatagtGAGAGTGTATTTTCCTAGTTTccactaattattttaatgtgtttttttacttttttttatatgtatttttttatttttaaaaaaatttactatatcattaaaaaaaaggtttttaatcatgaagtaaaaaaaaaaacagaaaaaaaaaaattgccaacTGTAGCTCGGACGCTTAGCACTatccttagaaaaaaaaatgaaaaattctattcctaagcctcatacaccacataccatcttttttatgattttttttaattttattctcttaccaaatgtgtagtatatggattatgagtagaataattcaattattttaaaaataataaaataaaataaaaaactttaaaaaaataatttctgcctaaataattttgtttggctTGACTTGTATTCTGAATTAAATTTGACTAATTTGTAGATGATAATAGGACAAGACGATGATGAAAGAACACAAACCTGTAATCTCATCGTCCACATAGGCtgtaaaatgatttattagataAGCAAGAAAAACCAAATCCAGCTGGGTGACTCCCAGGTACAGCATAAATGCCTAAACCCCAATGTATCAAAGTCTGAATGATATTGCATAGTCACTATTTTTCATTCTCATATAAGAGAAAAGATGAGACAAGCATAtattactgaataaaaataaaaaatttaaagaaaactttgAGCAACAAGGACTATATCCATTCCATGGTTTTCAATCTTAGTTCTTAAGACAACACTACATTGCATTCCCATTTTATAGGAACAAACTTCACATAACCATATATGACATTTCCTGTACAGTTGAACAAAAGCGCTGTATCATCCATAGCATGGAGATCCAAAAGACCAGCACCAAAATCACCCCTAAACTCCGGAGAATTAAAACCCATCAGATGTGGCTACCATAATTGAAATCAATTATGCTAGGTACAAGCGGGTTGCGCACCAACCTGCGTACCAGTTAATAATTTAAAGCTGTTGTCagatgtattaaaaaaaaatcgaaaaaaagagcaaaacacGATAACAACCCCAAAAACTGAAACGAAGTAGAAGATAGAAACAACAGGAAAACACAATCTTGCACAATAGAAAGAACACCGTCGAACTCAGGGATGCTCTCGCTTACTTAACCAAATAGAATCTCCGTGTAAAAATTCTGATTTTCAGTTGTTTCTCCTTTCCCATTACCCACCCCGCTAATTCTCTAAAAACCACATCTTTcactctaaaataaattttcacacctgtatattatatacacagATCGCAAATGGGTTCGATTTCATGAAAAGATTGGAGGAGGAATTAAGGAAGATTGACGCGTTTAAATGCGAGCTTCCTCTCTACtaagggtgtaaattcaaaccggaaaactggttcggaccggaccggacccgaccggttttaccggttttgaatcggtccggtccgggactAGTCCTTagaatgtaaaaaccggccaaTTCCAGTTCggttttgagtttgacttaACCATGAATGTTTTTCCAttattaaattagatgaaaaaggtGCCGAAAGATTTGAACATTGGAATCCTACGTGTTCTCAAggcatatataataaaagttcaatttttttcctttatgtttcgTATTTCCTTTATGTTTTCCATTGGATAAACAGTATAAGTGTTATATAGAaatgaaacaatattattttacatgacAACATTCAATGTAGTTTATCGTATTAATAAAATTCGAGCTCGGTTAAATTCGAATCGAGCTcgactcgtaaaaaaaaaatacttatttgtaaaaacagatacccgctcgatttgtaaatgacacatacccgatAAAACTCGACAAAACTTTTTGGTTCCGGAACTTTAGAAATAAACAAtaattgttcttcttctttttgttgtctttttttacatgtattttttttatacttttaaatattttttttaaaaaaaataaaaaaatcacaatattattaaaatatatttccttaatcacttagtaaaaataaaaaataaaaaatttcaacagtAACATCGAGCAATAAGAATTAGTGGTGAGAGTGTCATTTTCCTGATTTTTGCtaattattttgatgtgtttttttacttttttttacatgtatttttttaacatttttaaatatattttttaaaaatatttatattatcattaaaaaatatttatttaatcataaagtaaaaacaaaaacaaaaacaaaacaaaaaaaatgccaGTCGTAGCTCGGAcgtttagcattttccttaggaaaaagaaatcaattctGCTAGGTACAAGCGGGTTGCGCACCAACCTGCGTACCAGTTAATAATTTAAAGCTGTTGTCagatgtattaaaaaaaaactaataaaagagCAAAACACGATAACATCCCCAAAAACTGAAACGAAGTAGAAGATAGAAACAACAGGAAAACACAATCTTGCACAATAGAAAGAACACCGTCGAACTCGGGGATGCTCTCGCTTACTTAACCAAATAGAATCTCCGTGTAAAAATTCTGATTTTCAGTTGTTTCTCCTTTCCCATTACCCACCCCGCTAACTCTCTAAAAACCACCTCTTTcactctaaaataaattttcacacctgtatattatatacacaaatCGCAAATGGGTTCGATTTCATGAAAAGATTGGAGGAGGAATTAAGGAAGATCGACGCATTTAAATGCGAGCTTCCTCTCTGCtaagggtgtaaattcaaaccggaaaaccggtccggacccgaccggaccggttttgaatCTGTTCGGTCCGGGACCGGtccttagaatgtgaaaaccggccaaTTCCGGTCCGATTCCGGTTtagggattttttggaccggaccggaccaaaccggaccgattgataaaaaaaatatttttatatataagttttatacaaaatattatatatatattaaatattaatatatataagttttatatataatgtataattataaatttatacattaaatgttaatttataatttcatatatatatatatatatattcatatatgaaataatttcatattataatttataaattattacattaaatgttaatacaatatataagtttataaataatactaatagtctaatatagactatagactatagttatacttataattaatactaaaagtttataactaatactaatattaaatatataatttataaataatactaatatataacttataactatactaatagtcttaaaaaaatcgaaaaatcggaacggaccggaaaccggtaaaaccggaagtaccggtttagaagggtaaccggtgcgtaatcggttttgaaaaataaaaaactggtatataccggttcgattttaaattttatctaaaacaggaccggaccggaccggttacacccctactctcTGCATGACTTTATTGACCGATGGTTGGTTTtggattttctttcctttattatGCCATTTTTTTGGAAATAGATTTGGTTTTTGGGATGGGCTTGGATTTGAGAGGTTTCGGATAGGCAggcttctttttatttgttgatttggAACTAAATGATACAATATCGGAGATGGGTTCTTGGGTgggttttgattattttcttcctGTGGGTATTTGTTCTTATACATACGAAAATCCTCTACTAGGAATGGGTCTTTCCGTGGGATTTATGACATTCAAGGCATGTGCAGGTTATCTCGTTGCAAgtaaggaagaaagagaggaatttCCAGTTTATGAGCTTTCGTTTCTCACTCCGGGAATTAAGGATTCGAGGGAAGAATTCAATTCTAACTGTTTGAAAAATGGTTGTAGCAAGTCAGTTTCTTCCTCTGCTCTTACTGCAAATATACGGAGTGTGACACAGCATTTACAGCATCGGTTGCCAAAATTAAAACGATTCGTTTCATTAAATTAGTCCATGTCAGCTTCGGTCGGTGTACTTCGGTGCACAAATTCACCtaaaagaatcattttccaaaagaaaTACTAAACTAActttttgattttctttttcgtgAATTCTAATGATCAGGATTGCGATTACTGCGTTTTAGGATTGGAGAATTTCTGGTTGGACACCTAGTAATATCTTTATTACGATATCCTCACCCAacaaatgaagatatataaagaaaattagaagATTATCCTTTCTGCATGACAAGAATCTTTTCCATTGAGTCAGGTCAATACGAGTCAAGCCacacaaatcttttttttttcctacttttgAAAGGGACAGAAAGGATAATGATAGCTTATTACTCTTTACTATTCATCTactgtttaaatatattttatatttttatatttttttatcattttttaaaatatttttttaacatctttaatcattaaaaaaaattaaaaaaatatattattttattaatacttacttccttaatcattaaataaaataaaaattataaaaaattaaatataaaaaaaataatatataaataatagtagagTACCAATCCTATTATTCAGGAAAGAAATGGTTCCCACACATCTTCCCATTCACTCGTGCCAACGTAACCAATCCAAACGGCGCAgataaaaaagtttgaaatgcATGTATCTGTTTCGTATTCGAtaaaatgtattatgtataGTGTTCAGAAAGGACTGTTTTTTCACGGGAATGTAATGAAAACTCCTCTGGCGCTCATCCAGCTCATCtcgattatttattttttatatataataataatttaataattttaaaaataattattatttttatttaatattttacaaaatattttaattataaaacatattttcaacttataatattattatgaaatatattataaaaaaaattgtataggtaatttataaattattattattaatttataaatatttatataaaaaaaacaaaatcattacaaatattatattacattATTCCTTTCATTTGttgattattcttttcattattatttgtaCATATTTCTATATTAAGATGCCTTTGTTTTTGGTACATACATCAGGTAGTTTGTTGGGAAATATGTGTATTAGAAAAAGATATAAAGGAAACAAGGACAGC carries:
- the LOC109004569 gene encoding cyclic nucleotide-gated ion channel 1-like → MDAAAWNLMFLVVYVVAVAVDPLFFYLPVIEDNPSNATKCITTDKTLKIIAICVRSFLDLVTIGDLVRQISKRIRLEASEYVINILGILPVPQVLVPIIVSGMSGSKSRKIRKFLNAVVILQYVPRILRVWILWNKAVNDAMNNQPKTESSRPTDEDNEKEKKKEKKRKKEKKMKKEKKKYMVLKAGLNLYLYLIASHVLGAFWYFFSIERETKCWHLACHEHNITCNNSTFHCDNDFRINHPIINESCSLKDPNTNLFDFGIYQKARQSGILDSMDIPQKTLFCFWWGLRNLSSFGQNLETSPDYWENCFTILISIFGLLLFLYFIGNLQVYMQSEASEWLQRYKQRSYHGIHAANELETFEQRSHHAIQAA